The window agtagatcttgaaaggcttggaacctgttgttaagagctatcttgaattcattgagtttgtcagtatctcgaaggaaggctgtattgaacctttgtattgctgtttgtccacttgtccagttcttttctagcttcagtttcaaattggctacaactaggtggtgatctgaagctacgtcagctcctctcctggttctcacatcttccattgtccttcggaattttttgttgatgcaaatatgatctatttggttctctgtagtgtggtccggtgagatccatgtagccttgtgtatacgtttgtgtggaaatattgtgcctcctatgaccaatttgttgaatgaacatagatttgcaaatctttctccattttcgtttctttctcccagtccatgtcgtcccataatatcttcatatccagtgttgtctattccgactttggtatttagatctcccatcagaatagttaggtcctttcttgggcatttctcaatgattgactgcagccgctcgtagaactgatctttaatttcgtcgttgctatcattggtgggtgcataacattggataatattcattaagatcccctccttctttgttttgaatgatgctttgatgattctggatccgtgggattcccatcctacaagtgcatttcgtgctactttggacagcataagagcgactccctgagtgtgtggagcattgtcctcttcgtgaccggagtatagcagcatctctcccgtagctagccttttctgtccagcttgggtccagtgggtttctctgattcccagtactgctaagttgtatctcctcatttccattgatatttgactggtcttcccggtttcccacattgttcgaacgttccatgtacctataaaaatttttgctctggttgttagaaggggcatcggcctcgtggcttccgaaggaactcggctttcaccatgaagcgtcataattcttctaaatgaagaccttctaactcccagggcagagttaaaatggtttggattattttttctggtaagcgtttttttagcgagttagttttctacgggatggggacgctaaccccatgcccaaccctcctcctttacccgggcttgggaccggcagcaaccctataagagctacaggcggagttttttAACGCCTCTACAACTAATATTAATTTGTAACGAGAACTCTCATGTAAATGCATTCGtttgtttttaatgatgatAAGTTGTACGTCATTATCTAATCAAATGTCATTCTATCTGTTTTGTTCCTTTTTGTTTTGACCCACCCCTCTACTACTGGTCTACTTGTAGAGTGATACTCAGTGTAAGCCAGAGCTGGTTTCTTCAATTAATGCCCATCATAATATTGCCAATAAACAAACAGAAGACGATGAAATTGTGTTTAAAAATCtgaaattaataaattctaCAGATAATAAGTCTAATTCCCTCATTGATAGCGAAAATAACACAGCCGATGTGACACAGTGTGATGATGAATATGACACTTTGGATGAATTATTCGACATTGCGAAATTGTTATCGGACTCGATGGATAACCAACAAATAATATCTGTAGGAAAAAAGCAATTAAAATCAGATGATGATAATTATGAACAAAATGCAGAGAAAGcgtttgttaataataataataataatggtggtggtggtggtggtgatatCGGATATCAGCCATCACAAACGGCTGATAATAATCTAATATCAAGCCGTAATGTGGAAATAAAACAAGTTGTCATTGGGTATCCTGATCGTATGTCCATTGTAATGGAAgagaatgatgatgattatgttGATGGTAATGATGAAGATTATGCATCGGAAGCTTCAATTAATCAAGAAGAGTGTCATAAATACAACGAAATACTGGTGGATGAATTGTCATCCGACCAACAAGATATGTCTAAAGATTCGTCTCAAGTGCAAATAACCGAATTCGTTGATAGTCTCAATGAAGTAATTCTTCAATTGATGCATCCTTTATTTGCTTTGTAGTGTTGTTTTTATCCATTAAATGTTGTCTGAAAGTTTTCACTAACTGTTGTCACTTTCATTTGTCTTTTATTCTGTCTCGTTGCATGACTTTTGTCTTATTCTCCAATATAATCAGTGTTTTCCTAAAATTCATCGTTCCTATCATAAACAGTTAGTTTAATCAAATGTCTTCTTTTCAGTATCATTTAATACGATTCACTGTTTACCTAGTAATCCAACTTAACTgctaatttattttcttttcaaaaatttCATTACAATTCACAGCGTTTACGAATAGAATCAAGATCTTCTTCGAGTAAGTAATATGCTTTGGTAATAATTTATTGACAGTAATCCAATATTAATCTCTGCTCTTGTATGTGTAAATATTGTTCGTACATAAATGGAAACTCGGTGTTTCAACATTACTTGGTGTTTTGATAAATTGAGCTTCGTACTATTTTGAGTAATTTTTTCTATGTTGTGTCAGTTCTGCAATTTGACTGATTGTCTCACACAGGAATAATCATCTTGTCGTTCTggttgtttttgtacacatcttattgtcattattattctgCTCTTTAATTGTAAACTTTGATTCACTTCAGTGATTAGTAAAACACTAGTCAGCCATAATTCTTGTAAGAGCGTGGCACAAATGTGCAACGGCCCAAGTCCCCATACCAAATTAACATAACAATATATAATTAGCaagttgaataataatgatattgaaaTCATCATAGTACTAATGGTCTAAAAATTAGCTTGACAGGTAAATCGATTATCAGCATATTGACAAGGCCGTAGACAAATTAAAAACATCAGTGAAACCAGTTGTTTTGTTGGTGATCACATTTAGCTTAAATCTGACTAATCGTAAATTTGTTAACCTTAATTAAATTTTTGTTTGCAATTTATCTAAAACGATGAGGTATGTCCCGTTCCATAACATTATTTGAGAATTTCTTTCTGTTTTAGCTTCGGATGTAACAACAATCGATGAAAACGATGTTGCATGTGAGATAGAAATTCATCCACAACCATTGGATCATTGGGTAGAAGATTCTTATGTAAGTATTTATAACAGGTAACATACATCACAGCTTGATTGGTCACTACTCgaaaatcaatcagttataagCACCTCAGCCTTTCTGTAGGTCACTCATGACCCGAAAGTCTCAGCGGTAACGTTCCATTCTGTTGGGCTGGTTGTTCCAGGTCCAAATCCCACAGCGATCAGGATTAAAGATTATAGAccacaccttgctgatgagtgccgtCTAATATAAAATTTATGTCTAGAGCTTCTTGCTGACTACTTCCAACTACTGAAGTTGGTTTTCTGTTCGCTTAGTTTTAAAGTGATATGTGAGAACTCAGTCAAATTACGTGATACTGAACACATAGAGAATATATTTCACATAGAGCTCCAAGTGTTACTTTGCAATGTTATATGACGTCACATCTGTTGAATTTACTGGGATTGTTTGACACTTTTACGGTATTTCCACTATTATGTTCCATATTCAGAAGTAATTAGTACCGAAGTTTTGAGCCATATTTTTTTACTTGTTAACAGTGACCATCATCAACATGAGTTACTGTTATTATCCAAAAAGACTTTGTGTTTGGTGTTATCAGTTCTACTGATGAACATACTTTTAGTGGCTTAGCACGAGTATTAACATTAAATACGTTTTATATGTAAGGAGGCCATGCCTAAGAGATATCATCAGCGATACACACACTTATGCACACTCACAGATGAGCTTAAATTGTTTCCCTCTGATCGCAGACTTTTATCTGGTCATTCACTATGATCTAAAAAATGCAAACACAGCATTTTAGGACTAATTAAAGGTGAGATTGTACATGAGATGTTTATTTTTACTACCATACTTTCTTCCACTTTGTTTATGAAATCCTTTCTTTCTTTTCGGTAAGTTGaataatattgagtaacgctttaTTATCCTGTATATTCTCCCTCTCTCCCTCCTCTCGTTTTTAATTAATTAGGCCACAGTCGTTCGTCATACACCTGTAGTTACACCTACTACAGTTACTCCTGTAAATACTGCAAATCACAATACAGAAATGGATAATTTGATTCAAGAGAATTTAGAAGTTTATAATCCTCATGAAGAATATGcaaaaaaacaatttgattCTAAAGTATGAATGTTTTGACTGATCACGTTTATTTTCcgatattttcttattttttgcAATTACTACTGCTTATAATTAACATGGTTTCACGTACAACAAACTTGCATCAAGCAAGTTTAGAGTGACGTTGAAAGAAATTCTTGCTAAAAAATTGATGTAATCTACGGAAATTTTTTATAGATCATTTCCACCTGAAGTTAgtgctgatgatattgtctAGAAAGAAACAGAAAGCTTCACGATGAAACCACCTAGCTCAGAGAGCTCAATAATAGCTAGAGAACACTTGATAACTGTCCATCGTAGTTATCATTAGTTTTCACTTTTATCATTTGGAACTGGATTGAATGGTAGATCTTGTGGCTAAAATTAATTTGGGCCGTAGTACTTGTAGTGGTTTTCCCCACTTCACATGTTGCTCATTTCCGTATTTTACATTCTTTTATAATGAATTGTGCGTATTCAAACACATACACTTCAAATAACTATACTAAACTGATAATTCTTAATCCTAGAGATAGTAATTGTAATTATATTAGTCAGAGTATTTTCCTCAAGAAGTTGCAAATTATTCCGGAATTACTTTTTAGTTGACCAGGACTTTTAGGAAATGCCCTGTGAACCCCAGAAACAGTTATgtgtatttatttgttcattttaaatCTGATTAATGGAGTAcctacatttattattattattgatcttAGTGTTTTCCAGAAATTCTTAGTTTCAGCTTCAATACTCCCAGATTTCTGTAACTGAACTAATCCTAAAAGCAAACGTACTATCCCATTTTTACCGTCTGTATTTGTTTAGGCTTCAAGGTTGGTGGTAGATTTGTCTGGTTATTGAAACCAATTAGATATCCGGTGGTGTAGGTGTTCGACATTCCAAATTTAAGATTAAAGCGTCATCAGCTACAGGTCTTGTGGTCAGTTAGTTAATGGGATACAATAAACACCTTAGTTCTCTACTGAATTCCGATTATTCACTTGACTAATCAACCCCTGTATCAAGTATCCTAGTCAATCAAACCGGTCGATCAATTTTGAGTCAGTTTATATCATAGCAATTGCATCTTATTTAGCAGATAGCCTGATAGTATGACAATAGCGATGATGATTTTAAGAATTATTTACGAAATTCGTTGCGCAAATTATACACGTGTAGAATCGACATTTAGTTACTCTGTTTCTCCCGCCCTAGTTATTTAGTTTCTTTTCTTGCTGCGTTAATATAGTACTTGGCAACGGAGGACTAATGCATATATTTTACCAAGTCGCTTGTTGGATTAAAGTAATATTGATTTCCTGTGGGTTGATAGTTCAAATTTTATTGAAGATTGTAGTTGATTTCCCTCTGTTCATTAATGCTTGCCAACATCCCCCGTCCTACCTCCTATTTGCGTCATCAAATAAAGTCATCATATAAGTATATCActaaatttctttgtttttggtTTACTTATATGAGCATTGTTAGTAAGATAATATAGGGTGAACCGATGATACCATAATCAAGAAAATATATCTGGATCTCGAAAACGTTAACTTACAGGTCGTTGCGATATTATTcatattgattttcatttaaatcatgaaccggTCATTGTTAGGTCACCgttgaaaatttggaagcactgggcagTCGTTTCGTCGTATTATGGAACTTATCTGTGTGCATCTACGATTGATTAGTTAGCTTCATAACGTTAAggataatattaattgctatgATGCAACGGATGTTTGTGCAaactttttttaatagttgaaatcatgattcaattgaagctagaccatcatgaaaaacctggaagcactggacggccgtttcgtcctagtatgggactcctcagcactgcacatccacgatcctgccacccgcgagattcgagctcaggacctatcagtctcgcgcgcgagcgcctaatCTTTTTTTAATCTAAATACACTTTTCATGTATTGTTTATGCATCTATGTCACGTTATATACATTCATTAATCTGACTGATTAAGCATTCAATGATCTAGATGCGAGTGCTAATCAGTTTTTGTTACACAAGAGATATATGAACGATGataattcttcttttttttcaataatttctttcCAAGTTCTACAATTgtatatccaaattaatgatCGAAGAATATGACCAGgtttaaggcaaaatacatcgtttaaaaattatttgtattataaaataaaaatgttaatgTTTGGATGACTAGTATGGAGTATTGACTTGACTAAGTTTATACGTTAAATGAAATTATGAGattaatgatcagaataaatatggttaaCATGGTGTGCGAGAGATAATAATGTGATTACAAATTAGGAATCatgtaatatgtagaataatatgaattaggtacGAATTAGTAAATAGGGCTGAGTGCTGAATAAAACATTGGCAggtgttataataataatatatgtgaATAAGATTAGTTTAAGCTATGAAAATGCAAATAAGAAGGTTGTATAAACACTAATATTTAATTTGTGATAATATGAAAATGTCCcatatactaggatgaaacgtctgtccagtacttccaggttttccatagtggtctagctttaattgactcatgaattcaactattaaatatgaaaaatttatgaatatttgTTTTTGATGTTACCCATTTTATAAAATGCATGTGTACTAAACATAGGGTTTCTGTCAAAAGATCTTGTCCAATTGTGTAGTCAACTTTTCAACTACGGGATTAATGTCGGTGGTAGTATGTGTGTATGTCTCATTCATTCTATCATTGCAGAGGAACACTCGTTAACGCTATTGAAATTTCTTATTTATGCTTTGAATTCATCTCTTAACCCATGAAGGTAGAAGATGTACTGATTTTCAAGTACTTATTTTTATCATTGTCTGCCAACAATTGCCTTTGCATGGCGAAGCTGTTAAGTCTGTATCCCGGTGAGGTTGAAAGGCTAGTGTGGCAACTACTAGGTCGGTTGGCTGGTGATGCCTTGAGCGTTTAACGACTGACACACATGTTACACATTCCGAAATATCTAACTCATTACTCCCACTTATACTTTATCTAAATGTCTCATTATTTCCTTTTCAAGTAATTTAGCTTGATAAACTAAAACTACATGTTATTTTGATGTGTAGTGTTATCACGAATTAAAATTCGCGGTTAATATTGATCAATACATTGTTTATTAATGTACCTACCAATTTATAAGTATTGACCAGTCCACCGCTGCTTCTGCTGTGTGCTCACATTTTGTTAGTGCTGTAAAATACTTCATGAATTCATGATAAACTACTCTACGTGTGTGTAAcagagagagagtgtgtgtgtatggTTCGCAACTTTAAAAAATCAAGTACTACTAAGAAGTTTTAGTTCTAGATTGTTAGATCAGAATCACCCACTGTAATtcgaatgaataaattagttgGAAAAAACAAATGAGTTTGTTTTTGCATCTTTTATTAGCACATGTTTGGGAAGTGTATTCAAGGTGGTTTCTTTGCCAAAAGTACAGTAGTAATGTAAATACTGTAAGTACAGAGTCGTATGTGTAACTTTTAACTCAGTTCCTAGATCACATGTTCGTAACGTACATTTATTGAAGCTCCAAAGAGTTCCATCATGCCATTAATGGATAACtgcataaataaatagttttcattTCAGTGAATTCGTAGCATGACTAAATCATTTTTGGGTATCAGTCTATCATTTCATTTCTGAACCTTTTTTGACTGAGACGGTTGGTTTACGCATACACAGCAATCTACTTACTGAGTCGCTGACACTTGCCACTAGGATTGCACTACATAAATCGTACACCACTCAGTGATTATCCACCGGTTTCTTGTCCAGAGAAATGGGTTATGTGATtccattgtttttaaaaattcttGATTACATAAGAGGTCCATTTGGTAAAGGTTTTTTGACCCTTACCAAATTATCGATCAATATTAGTTCTTGATGTTAAATTACTGTCAGGTTGACTCAATTTCTCTCAACTATTTCACTGACTAATGTATCTTTTTCGATAATATTGTTAATTAACTGACAAGATTCTAAACTTGTATCAATCAAAACGGTTAGGCTAATTCTAAAGTCTTGCCATTTATTTGGGCGCATCCTACCATCTCGAATATTATTCTCACTTAATAAGTACAGGTTTAGTCATTTGATTTCAAGCCGTATTCAAGTAACAACGATTAAAGACCATAGAATTAATAGTTTCAAATCAATATCTATCGTTCCCATAAACTAATCCTTTATTTTCCACCAATTAATGACGAACATCAATATTATATCTATCGAACCGATTGTTGTTCTGTATTccttaatcatttatttcaaactccTGCAACTTTAAATACCGTTACATAATCTATTGCACAAGgttttagtattattattatattctgtCAGCCATATCGAATGGAATTTAAATGAACTTTGGAATATCTCTCATAAGTTATGGGTTTATTCATACCTACGAAAAGATGAGATAATTTGTTAGTCAATTCACAAAAACACAAATGCATATATGAATGTGTAAAAAGAGGGACAGTGAGAGAGTGAATGCAATCATTCTTACGCACCTTAAATAATTTAGAATAAGTTCAAATACATAATTCTTATTAGATGATACATCGTATCCTGAAAATCTGATCTCAACTGTAAACCGTACTCATACGGTTGAATTAGGCTTGATGAAACTC of the Schistosoma haematobium chromosome 4, whole genome shotgun sequence genome contains:
- the LIMA1_5 gene encoding LIM domain and actin-binding protein 1, variant 3 (EggNog:ENOG410WJ3I~COG:Z); translated protein: MDNQQIISVGKKQLKSDDDNYEQNAEKAFVNNNNNNGGGGGGDIGYQPSQTADNNLISSRNVEIKQVVIGYPDRMSIVMEENDDDYVDGNDEDYASEASINQEECHKYNEILVDELSSDQQDMSKDSSQVQITEFVDSLNEVILQLMHPLFAL